The Pempheris klunzingeri isolate RE-2024b chromosome 1, fPemKlu1.hap1, whole genome shotgun sequence genome includes a region encoding these proteins:
- the cenpf gene encoding centromere protein F, which produces MSWAVEEWKDGLPGKALQKIQEMEVQLDKLKKERTQKQFQLDSLEAALQKQKQKADSERTETSALKREVQSLVESCDSLEKARQKVTHDLGVKDQQVRYLEGQLNSCRKTIERLEQELKKYQNELDRSQPAGSSSLSSSSSELQPYTTPQKSFSTPAPVPAYRQQDNRLEELQEKYSQEVEERKRLETELKVLQVKLLSQSSVSISHKDIAARQAGSSIFPWQQQDPTHSRQEAVETPLKRRGASLWDAHEETPIKPSQRISTSRAVQSPSVSSQQMEQLKTINQELRGRVSELERNMSTQEREIRSQASKLQELQTQLNQARKELADRERDLSKTSLELSQTTDRHQQVVAKCSSVEQKLKQVSEEMSCQRHNAESCRRALEQKLKDQERDSQKELAQLQSSHQAVEQQLNQTRTKLTQDIQQSKKECNILQADMEKMGFQKSQMEKEKEEHKQKLLRSEQSLQASQTKEQDLRKKMEELQKEKNSVTVQLDQSSRRLSQLEEEKKSADQNFKRTQGLLDDLKAKSEVHVEELKRLQSKLEQQTQTSARELEHVKKTLSDAETNYDRSQNELQKQRQEAEKLTNRLTVLEKESQELRSNLTASQSECKELKQEHQALLEWKKEKESLINETEAVQKDLTDKIGNLEHSLTSLTEATDELKKQLMVVEGDKASLSAHIDSLKGELLNKSTELEEREHQYQELQSKYSEAGLKHTKDLQNVAVQVVQLEAQVKGLELQLQKEMSRAEQAEKTITELQDEHKAACDLAHSKDQLVELGQTEISQLRESLAQATAQLDEQNARLAEEKAALLKQCEESVSAKVEETEQLKLHLEEAQQELLLTKNQVSSMGQFLKVQEQLGAELQKQMKTLSDNEEEHKKMNEKQSGELKQLEEQLKDLRSNTEEKDLQLREAEAQILSLEKQKAELENAIQEKKEEAENLQEAHSEKINNLLEQMSSLEEELTASKDAAEKLPVLKDELDMVNQSHADLKKCLEALERSHSSTVEIKSNLENTLTEKINLIFTLESDAKELTEKMRKESESHALEIANALNKERRLKEKLEAVKQSLTAAKAESSSRREEIKTMKTTLSAASQGLEERDNTIKSLKEKLNKSEAEQAKTSDLLKEKMVAMNKIKVQLEMLQMDLDDNETAMNSFDSQVEELKVTKELLEAQLAQNQTQMSDMEARLEDSKAQVSVLETRLEEVQSQNSVLETQYVTAREELEERSCEVTRLEEDAVRRSELEESVATLESKLSQITEENVKLETALRQTVEDKNNNLNQLLQERNNLEATLKQLTDDKEQVKTEIIRVNVERKQLEASLHKLAEENKDLQTNIKQLTEEKQEIDQIAAEKQEAESTLRQVIEEKAQVDATLSLINEEKVQLEAKLSELTSKENTSVANLNQIVEEKRQLEVNYDQLTEENIKLRSSVSEVTEEKLQLQESIMRHEKEVASLKEENECIQHSLLSTEQEQERLKELLEMRDRRTEEENRERSQQFEAEQAKLHQKLTGLQKELTVFQQQYNSLLEQVGQQQSLILQLSESQGTQNPEEKVSNMESEETEIGEAAGQTDVELTLDTSISANTESLLAKEPLIPVVSELCEPSHQSDDAFSGTELVFKEDITEQEMIQEQLDDDRETCVANAEGMRASQQQQQPSDQVPEDNSSPRDIPESKPEVSELPPLSSRQSESSASESSQLQDDFNHYKEMITKRENELQTLRSEFDLLNSDLTLRMELTSELEVQVQDLEKKVCAAEEGAHGAAHKLKIALEDKRGLADQLAQLAEERETLTLQLQTAKCQLADVMEMLEGLEMAKGGWDEKFLQQESELRRVRSEKVNLEQHILGMESELESSQEERTKLKDEMETQRRTCSGMEQQIETLMTETTQLRSELVSCTEERDDLNQSLGQWRDKVHNLEKANCDTRNLITILEDDIRAGRKEYEALQSSMEKLKKERQQLLEQINALEQAISQQSGEKEELIGQLDKITEDHTSANQNTESMVCKIQALEGEVCRLSQSLESSLLEKGEIASRLNSTQDEVQQMKTGIEKLQVRIESDERKKKKMGELLKAAQRKSDSLQDRIDALEREQEEVEQSLEEAVIQAETAKAELEEERRKVEEEKTELSRKLADLSATLDNLRSEKERMERELETKNREIEELKSTKEELERGLEKAEVARREEEERQKTRVEELEKGMREEAERQTRQVDNLQAQLDASRQREISLEQKSAETEGEKERMQSLLAEMEKEKTCLQSSLGEWQTEGEMLRSQGKEWEKERNNLRSSIEALEEETMELKTLIKAREEEKQMLEKEEGQRHDSLKSISSLTAKNEEIEKENGRLAEEKEKLHSTLFSVEHERDNLHCTLASVEEERERLRQEREVLADEKEKLQSSLSVIEKEKHDIQQTLSSLKQEKQQIEEEKQKLEAEKQELQSSVSLIEVEKKSLSSALSSLENEKHRAEEEKEKLAKEQETIQSALEKELETHKLSVAQLNEQVSELTSHGGRLSKERDSALSKMSLWMKTCKQLEQEKQVMLNGSGEVKSSEEMQTEVNQLRMDVEERKKEVDDLTTALQQRREEAEEKTKVVEELKAALDERKTELEEKNRELEEMKSELDEVNKLLEEKSREADESMDKYCSLMVSVHKLEETNDTLTLRLEQLTANQRTNDGTHHRCSGRKSSSKHQEGKLDDNTENTAPSTPPRSPQGSSSGKRGHRDISDKDSAQEALHNLTKKIKANAVTTPKPRTEQEDEEFRPEGLPELVQRGFADIPVGEASPFIMRRTAVRRCSPRLAARQTDLTSAPDGKVLGPISLQSPAADISNRKCLSPSGEEKRPSRSLSLQKTPEQKEKQPLREQTQQGDNCHVQ; this is translated from the exons ATGAGCTGGGCggtggaggagtggaaggaTGGACTTCCAGGGAAAGCCCTGCAGAAGATCCAGGAGATGGAAGTCCAGCTGGACAAACTGAAGAAGGAAAGGACCCAGAAACAATTTCAGCTGGACTCTTTGGAGGCTGCcctgcaaaaacagaaacaaaag GCGGACAGTGAACGTACGGAGACTTCTGCTTTGAAAAGAGAGGTCCAGTCCTTAGTAGAGTCATGTGACTCTCTGGAGAAAGCCCGTCAAAAGGTCACCCATGACCTTGGAGTTAAAGATCAGCAG GTGCGCTACCTGGAGGGTCAGCTTAACTCCTGCAGGAAGACCATAGAACGACTGGAGCAGGAGCTGAAGAA GTACCAAAATGAACTGGATCGTTCTCAGCCTGCTGGCTCTTCGTCcttgtcatcctcctcctctgagcttcAGCCCTACACTACTCCACAGAAAAGTTTCTCTACCCCAGCTCCTGTCCCGGCCTACAGACAGCAGg ATAACCGACTGGAGGAGCTTCAGGAGAAATACAGCCAGGAGgtagaagaaagaaaaaggctgGAGACTGAACTCAAAGTCCTGCAGGTCAAA CTGTTGAGTCAGTCCTCAGTCAGTATAAGCCACAAGGACATTGCTGCCCGCCAAGCTGGATCTTCCATATTCCCGTGGCAGCAGCAAGATCCAACCCACAGCCGCCAGGAGGCAGTGGAAACACCACTAAAGAGGCGGGGGGCATCCCTCTGGGATGCTCATGAGGAAACGCCCATTAAACCGAGTCAGCGAATTAGCACCTCCAGAGCAGTGCAGAGTCCCAGTGTGTCCTCCCAACAGATGGAGCAGCTGAAGACCATCAACCAAG AGCTGCGTGGCCGTGtgtcagagctggagaggaatATGTCCACTCAGGAGAGGGAAATTCGTAGCCAGGCGTCCAAGCTGCAGGAACTACAAACCCAACTGAATCAGGCCCGCAAAGAGCTGGCTGACCGGGAGAGAGACCTGTCCAAAACCAGCCTCGAGCTgagtcagaccacagacagacatcagcAAGTTGTGGCCAAG TGTTCATCAGTTGAACAGAAGCTAAAACAAGTCTCTGAGGAGATGAGCTGTCAGAGGCACAACGCTGAGAGCTGCAGACGAGCCCTGGAGCAAAAACTCAAGGAccaagagagagacagtcaaAAG GAGCTCGCCCAGCTGCAGAGTTCTCACCAggctgtggagcagcagctgaaccAGACCAGAACCAAGCTAACACAAGACATCCAGCAGTCCAAAAAAGAGTGCAACATACTGCAGGCTGACATGGAGAAG ATGGGATTCCAGAAGAgtcagatggagaaagagaaggaggagcaCAAACAGAAACTGCTGAGGTCAGAGCAAAGCCTCCAGGCCAGCCAGACTAAGGAGCAGGACCTCCGCAAGAAAATGGAG gAGCTGCAAAAAGAGAAGAACAGTGTGACTGTCCAATTGGACCAGAGCAGCAGGCGCTTGAGTcagctggaggaagagaagaagagcgcAGACCAGAACTTCAAACGCACCCAGGGATTACTAGATGACCTCAAAG cAAAGTCAGAAGTGCatgtggaggagctgaagagacTTCAGTCTAAACTGGAGCAGCAGACTCAGACTTCTGCCCGGGAGCTGGAACATGTGAAGAAGACGCTCTCTGACGCAGAGACCAATTATGACAG ATCTCAGAATGAGCTGCAGAAACAGAGGCAAGAGGCTGAGAAGCTGACCAACAGGTTAACAGTCCTGGAGAAGGAGAGCCAAGAGCTGAGATCCAATCTTACTGCAAGTCAGAGTGAGTGTAAGGAACTGAAACAAGAGCATCAAGCCCTGCTGGagtggaagaaagagaaggagtcCTTGATCAATGAAACTGAGGCTGTGCAAAAAGACCTCACTGACAAAATTGGCAACTTGGAGCACAGTCTCACCTCACTGACCGAGGCTACAGATGAACTAAAG AAGCAGCTCATGGTTGTAGAGGGAGACAAGGCCAGTCTGTCTGCTCACATCGATTCCTTGAAGGGAGAACTCCTCAACAAGAGCACAGAGTTGGAGGAAAGGGAGCATCAGTATCAGGAGCTCCAGTCTAAGTACTCTGAGGCTGGACTGAAGCACACTAAAGACTTACAGAATGTTGCTGTGCAAGTGGTGCAGCTTGAAGCACAG GTCAAAGGTCTGGAGTTGCAGTTGCAAAAGGAAATGAGTCGAGCTGAGCAGGCTGAGAAGAccatcacagagctgcaggatgaGCACAAAGCAGCCTGCGATCTGGCTCACTCCAAAGACCAGCTGGTCGAGTTGGGCCAAACGGAGATCAGCCAGCTGAGAGAGAGTCTCGCTCAGGCGACTGCACAGCTTGATGAGCAAAATGCCAG GTTGGCAGAGGAGAAGGCAGCCCTGCTGAAACAGTGTGAAGAGAGCGTTTCTGCAAAGGTTGAAGAGACGGAGCAGCTCAAGCTGCACTTGGAGGAGGCTCAGCAAGAGCTGTTGCTCACCAAAAACCAG GTCAGTTCCATGGGTCAGTTCCTGAAGGTCCAAGAGCAACTGGGAGCTGAGCTGCAGAAACAAATGAAGACGTTGTCGGACAATGAAGAGGAACACaaaaagatgaatgagaaaCAATCAGGAGAGCTCAAACAGTtagaggagcagctgaaggaTCTGCGGAgcaacacagaggagaaggacctgcagctcagagaggcTGAAGCTCAGATTTTGTCTCTGGAGAAACAAAAGGCTGAGCTGGAAAATGCCATTCaagagaagaaggaagaggCTGAG AACCTCCAGGAGGCTCACTCTGAGAAGATCAACAACCTTCTGGAGCAGATGTCTTCCTTAGAAGAAGAGTTAACTGCAAGCAAAGATGCAGCAGAGAAGCTTCCAGTCTTAAAGGATGAACTGGACATGGTCAACCAGTCCCATGCGGACCTTAAGAAGTGTCTAGAGGCTCTTGAGAGGAGTCACTCCTCCACTGTTGAAATAAAGTCCAACCTGGAGAACACCCTCACCGAGAAAATCAATCTGATCTTTACTTTGGAGAGTGACGCCAAGGAGCTcacagagaagatgaggaaagaGTCAGAGAGTCACGCTTTGGAGATTGCAAATGCCCTTAACAAAGAGAGGCGTCTTAAAGAGAAGCTTGAAGCTGTTAAGCAGTCACTAACTGCTGCAAAAGCAGAATCAAGTTCTCGACGGGAGGAGATCAAGACCATGAAGACgactctgtctgctgcttcacAAGGCTtagaagagagagacaacacaataAAGAGTCTGAAGGAGAAGCTGAACAAATCGGAGGCAGAGCAGGCTAAAACGTCAGATCTCCTGAAGGAGAAGATGGTTGCTATGAACAAAATCAAG GTGCAGCTGGAGATGCTGCAAATGGACCTGGATGACAATGAGACAGCCATGAACTCCTTTGACAGtcaggtggaggagctgaaggtaACCAAAGAGTTGCTGGAGGCTCAGCTAGCTCAGAACCAAACCCAGATGTCTGACATGGAGGCCAGGCTGGAGGACAGCAAAGCCCAG GTATCTGTCTTGGAAACCCGGTTAGAGGAAGTCCAATCTCAGAACTCTGTGCTGGAGACACAGTACGTCACAGCTAgggaggagttggaggagaggagctgtgAAGTAACTCGTCTGGAGGAGGATGCTGTCAGACGAAGCGAGCTGGAGGAGAGCGTTGCTACTTTAGAGTCCAAGCTCAGCCAGATCACAGAGGAAAATGTCAAGTTAGAGACAGCTCTCAGGCAGACAGTTGAGGATAAAAACAATAATCTTAACCAGTTACTACAAGAGAGAAACAACCTTGAGGCTACTTTGAAACAGTTAACAGATGACAAGGAGCAAgtcaaaactgaaataattagaGTAAATGTAGAGAGGAAACAGTTGGAAGCCAGTCTACATAAGCTAGCTGAGGAGAACAAAGATCTGCAGACCAACATTAAGCAGTTGACTGAAGAAAAGCAGGAGATCGATCAAATTGCGGCCGAGAAACAAGAAGCTGAATCGACGCTTAGACAGGTCATTGAGGAGAAAGCCCAAGTAGATGCTACCCTCAGTCtgataaatgaggaaaaagtccAACTTGAGGCCAAACTAAGTGAGCTAACCTCTAAGGAAAATACCTCAGTCGCCAACTTGAATCAAATAGTTGAGGAAAAGCGTCAGCTGGAAGTGAACTATGATCAGCTGACTGAGGAGAACATCAAACTTCGATCTAGTGTCAGTGAGGTAACTGAGGAGAAGCTGCAGTTACAAGAAAGCATAATGAGACATGAAAAGGAAGTGGCCTCACTGAAAGAGGAGAATGAGTGTATCCAGCACTCCCTCCTGTCCacggagcaggagcaggagaggctgaaggagctgcttgAGATGAGAGacaggaggactgaggaggagaacagagagag GAGCCAACAGTTTGAAGCAGAGCAGGCAAAGCTGCATCAGAAGTTGACAGGCTTACAGAAGGAGCTGACTGTGTTCCAGCAGCAGTATAATTCACTGCTGGAGCAGGTGGGCCAACAACAGAGCCTCATACTGCAGCTCTCAGAATCACAGGGAACACAGAACCCAGAAGAAAAAGTCAGCAACATGGAGTCTGAAGAGACAGAAATTGGTG aagcagcaggacAGACTGATGTAGAGCTGACACTTGATACAAGCATCAGTGCCAATACTGAGTCCCTTCTCGCAAAGGAACCGCTGATCCCCGTAGTGTCTGAGCTGTGTGAACCCTCCCACCAGTCTGATGACGCTTTCAG TGGGACTGAGTTGGTCTTCAAGGAAGACATCACTGAGCAGGAGATGATCCAGGAACAGTTGGACGATGACAGGGAGACCTGTGTGGCCAATGCAGAGGGAATGAGGGctagccagcagcagcagcagccctcagaTCAG GTTCCTGAAGACAACAGTAGTCCCAGAGATATTCCTGAAAGTAAACCTGAAGTCTCTGAGCTTCCTCCGCTGTCCTCCAGACAATCAGAATCCTCTG CGTCAGAATCGTCCCAGTTACAAGATGACTTCAACCACTACAAGGAAATGATCACAAAACGGGAAAATGAACTCCAGACCCTGCGCTCTGAGTTTGACCTTCTGAACTCCGACCTCACTCTGAGAATGGAGCTGACCTCTGAACTCGAAGTCCAAGTTCAAGACTTAGAGAAGAAAGTTTGCGCTGCAGAGGAGGGGGCACATGGAGCAGCACATAAGCTGAAGATCGCTTTGGAGGACAAAAGAGGCCTCGCTGACCAG CTGGCTCAGctggcagaggagagggagacattAACTCTGCAATTGCAAACGGCTAAATGCCAGCTGGCTGACGTCATGGAGATGCTGGAAGGACTGGAGATGGCCAAAG GTGGATGGGACGAGAAATTCCTTCAGCAAGAGAGTGAGCTAAGGAGGGTGCGCTCTGAGAAAGTGAACCTGGAGCAGCACATCCTGGGCATGGAGTCTGAGCTGGAGAGCTCACAGGAGGAGAGGACCAAACTGAAGGATGAGATGGAGACTCAGAGGAGGACTTGTTCAGGCATGGAGCAGCAGATAGAAACACTCATGACAGAG ACAACCCAGCTGAGATCTGAACTTGTGTCCTGCACTGAGGAGCGAGACGACCTGAACCAGTCTTTGGGTCAGTGGCGAGACAAAGTTCACAATCTGGAGAAGGCTAACTGTGATACTCGAAACCTCATTACCATCCTGGAGGACGACATcagagcagggaggaaggagtATGAAGCCCTGCAAAGCAGCATGGAGAAACTGAAGAAAGAGAggcaacag CTGCTGGAGCAGATTAATGCCCTGGAACAGGCGATATCCCAACAGAGTGGAGAAAAGGAAGAGCTCATCGGACAGCTAGACAAGATCACGGAGGACCAcacctcagccaatcagaacacaGAGTCCATGGTCTGCAAGATACAG GCTTTAGAGGGAGAAGTGTGCCGTCTCTCACAGTCTCTAGAGTCCTCTCTGCTAGAAAAAGGAGAGATTGCGTCTCGTCTGAACTCAACACAAGATGAGGTCCAGCAGATGAAAACTGGTATTGAAAAGCTGCAGGTTCGCATAGAGtcagatgagaggaagaaaaagaagatgggAGAGCTGCTCAAAG CTGCCCAGAGAAAGTCTGACTCACTGCAAGATCGCATTGATGCCCTGGAGCGAGAGCAGGAAGAAGTAGAGCAAAGTCTAGAGGAGGCTGTGATACAG GCTGAAACTGCCAaagctgagctggaggaggaaaggagaaag gttgaggaggagaagacagaacTCAGCAGGAAACTAGCAGACCTCTCTGCCACACTGGACAACCTGAGATCTGAGAAAGAGCGCatggagagagagctggagacaaagaacagagagataGAAGAACTGAAGTCCACtaaggaggagctggagagagggTTGGAGAAGGCAGAGGTAGctagaagagaggaagaggaaagacagaaaaccagggtagaggagctggagaaaggaatgagagaggaggcagagaggcaaACGAGACAAGTGGATAACCTCCAGGCTCAGCTAGATGCCTCTCGACAGAGAGAGATCTCCCTCGAACAAAAGAGTGCAGAAACGgaaggggagaaggagaggatgcAGTCTCTGCtggcagagatggagaaagagaaaacatgtcTGCAGTCTTCTCTGGGGGAgtggcagacagagggagagatgctCCGCTCTCAGGGAAAGgaatgggagaaagagagaaacaaccTGAGGAGCAGTATTGAGGCTCTGGAAGAAGAAACTATGGAGCTTAAAACACTCATAAAAGctagagaggaagaaaagcaaaTGTTAGAGAAGGAGGAAGGTCAGAGACACGACTCCCTGAAATCCATCTCATCTCTTACTGCAAAGAATGAagagatagaaaaagaaaatggacgactggcagaggagaaggagaaactgCACTCAACCCTGTTTTCTGTGGAACACGAGAGAGATAATCTGCACTGCACGCTTGCATCtgtagaagaagaaagagaaagacttAGGCAAGAGAGGGAGGTGTTAGCTGATGAGAAAGAGAAGCTCCAGTCTAGCCTCTCTGTGATAGAAAAGGAGAAACATGACATTCAACAAACTCTTTCTTCACTGAAGCAAGAGAAGCAACAaatagaggaggagaaacagaagttagaggctgaaaaacaagaattGCAGTCTTCTGTTTCTTTGATTGAAGTAGAGAAAAAGAGCCTCTCTTCAGCTCTTTCTTCACTGGAGAACgagaaacacagagcagaagaggagaaagagaaacttGCAAAAGAACAAGAGACTATTCAGTCTGCACTGGAGAAGGAGTTGGAAACACACAAGTTGTCTGTCGCACAGCTCAATGAGCAG GTGTCAGAGTTGACCTCTCATGGTGGTCGTCTGTCTAAAGAGAGGGACTCTGCCCTGAGCAAGATGAGTCTTTGGATGAAGACCTGCAaacagctggagcaggagaagcaAGTGATGTTAAACGGCTCAG GTGAAGTAAAGAGCAGCGAGGAGATGCAGACTGAGGTGAACCAGCTGAGGATGGAtgtagaggagagaaagaaggaagtgGATGACCTGACGACTgccctgcagcagaggagggaggaggcagaAGAAAAAACCAAGGTGGTGGAAGAACTTAAGGCTGCCCTGGATGAAAGGAAGACGGAActggaagagaaaaacagagagctggaggagatgaagagtgAGTTGGACGAAGTAAACAAACTTCTGgaggagaaaagcagagaagcaGATGAAAGCATGGATAAATACTGCAGCCTGATGGTTAGCGTCCACAAACTGGAAGAGACCAATGACACACTGACGTTACGGCTGGAGCAGCTCACTGCTAACCAACGTACCAACGACGGTACTCACCACCGATGCTCAGGACGGAAGTCTTCCTCCAAACACCAGGAAGGAAAACTGGATGACAACACTGAGAACACGGCTCCTTCAACACCTCCGAGGTCTCCTCAGGGGTCATCTTCAGGGAAGCGGGGTCACCGAGACATCTCCGATAAAGACAGCGCCCAGGAGGCCCTGCACAACCTGACAAAGAAGATCAAAGCCAACGCAGTGACTACACCCAAACCAAGAACTGAACAGGAAGATGAGGAGTTCAGACCAGAGGGGCTTCCTGAGCTGGTGCAGAGAG GGTTTGCTGATATTCCTGTGGGGGAGGCCAGTCCGTTCATCATGAGGAGAACTGCAGTGAGGCGCTGCAGTCCTCGACTGGCTGCCAGACAGACTGATCTCACGTCTGCACCTGATGGCAAG GTTTTGGGGCCCATATCCCTCCAGAGTCCCGCTGCAGACATCTCCAACAGGAAGTGTCTTTCTCCGAGTGGCGAGGAGAAACGTCCGAGTCGTTCGCTGAGTTTACAGAAAACACCagaacagaaagagaagcaaCCTTTAagagagcaaacacaacaaGGAGACAACTGTCATGTCCAGTAG